From Seriola aureovittata isolate HTS-2021-v1 ecotype China chromosome 16, ASM2101889v1, whole genome shotgun sequence, one genomic window encodes:
- the pdia8 gene encoding protein disulfide isomerase family A, member 8: MSGTNNDFSLKVLTGNVSALVYLNPQCDEEGLSRSVTVTISVIFFLFYVWNHSSFPTIMAAAVRLLPVVTLALMSCLPAALSSRRDVLELGDADFDYLATEHETMLVKFYAPWCGHCKKLAPEFEKAATRLKGTVQLAKVDCTAHSETCGRFGVSGYPTLKIFRSGRDSAPYDGPRTADGIYHYMKKQTGPDSVHLKTEEDLQTFINHYDASIIGVFSGADSSHLSEFLKAAGLLREQFRFAHTTDLKLGEGHGVHSESVLLFRPPRLTNKFEDSVVVFRDYLTIGSLRRFIRDHIYGLCPHMTLENRDRLRVRDLLTAYYDLDYHHNTRGSNYWRNRVMKVAAKYTGRGLTFSVANKKDFLSELEEDFGLGTSDGGELPFVTIRTKLGHKYTMREEFTRDGQSLERFLDDYFTGRLKRYVKSEPVPERNSAAVKLVVAETFDDVVNDPNKDVLIQFYSPSCPHCKKLEPVYIELADTLFSDSDIVIAKMNAVDNDVPLGYDVQGFPTIYFAPVGKKDEPIRYEGGRELKDLLKFLKREASHSLVFSGSKDEL, from the exons ATGTCTGGTACCAATAATGATTTTAGTTTGAAAGTCCTCACCGGAAACGTAAGTGCTTTAGTCTACCTTAACCCTCAGTGTGATGAAGAGGGTCTTTCTCGGTCTGTAACGGTCACCATCTccgtcatattttttttattttacgtCTGGAATCATTCATCTTTTCCCACCATTATGGCGGCCGCTGTCCGCCTCCTTCCCGTCGTCACGTTGGCGCTGATGTCCTGTTTACCCGCCGCGTTGTCCTCGCGCAGAGACGTGCTCGAGCTCGGTGACGCGGACTTCGACTACCTGGCAACGGAACACGAGACCATGCTGGTGAAATTCTACGCTCCGTG gtgTGGTCACTGTAAGAAATTGGCTCCAGAATTTGAGAAAGCAGCGACCAGACTGAAGGGAACTGTCCAGTTAGCAAAG GTGGACTGTACAGCTCATTCAGAGACCTGTGGTCGTTTTGGGGTCTCCGGTTATCCCACTCTTAAGATTTTTAGGAGTGGAAGAGACTCTGCCCCCTACGACGGACCTCGCACAGCAG ACGGAATCTATCACTACATGAAGAAGCAAACGGGTCCAGACTCAGTTCACctgaagacagaggaagaccTCCAGACCTTCATTAACCACTATGATGCCAGTATCATAG gtgtgttttcaggtgcagACAGCTCTCATCtgtcagagtttctgaaagCTGCAGGTCTGCTCAGAGAACAGTTCAGATTTGCTCACACCACTGACCTGAAGCTGGGGGAGGGGCACGGAGTTCACTCTGA gagtgtgttgttgttcagACCTCCCAGACTGACCAACAAGTTTGAGGACAGCGTCGTGGTCTTCAGAGATTACCTGACCATCGGATCCCTGAGACGCTTCATCAGAGACCACAT TTATGGTCTGTGTCCTCACATGACTCTGGAGAACAGGGATCGTCTGAGAGTTCGTGACCTGCTGACAGCGTACTATGACCTTGACTACCATCACAACACCAGAGGGTCCAACTACTGGAGGAACAG GGTAATGAAGGTGGCGGCAAAATACACTGGGCGAGGCTTGACTTTCTCAGTAGCCAATAAGAAggacttcctgtctgagctgGAGGAAGACTTCGGGTTGGGTACGTCAGACGGAGGAGAGCTGCCATTCGTCACGATCCGGACCAAACTGGGCCACAAGTACACAATGAGAGAGGAGTTCAC gaggGACGGTCAGTCCTTGGAGAGATTTTTGGACGATTACTTCACAGGTCGACTCAAACGTTACGTCAAGTCTGAACCTGTACCTGAGAGAAACTCAGCTGCTGTCAAg CTAGTTGTTGCTGAGACCTTCGATGACGTCGTTAATGATCCAAATAAAGACGTTCTGATACAGTTTTACTCTCCATCCTGTCCACACTGCAAGAAACTGGAGCCGGTCTACATAGAGCTGGCTGACACG ctTTTTTCTGATTCAGACATTGTCATCGCCAAGATGAATGCCGTTGATAACGATGTCCCGTTGGGCTACGATGTTCAAGG GTTTCCAACCATTTACTTTGCTCCAGTGGGTAAAAAGGACGAGCCCATACGATACGAG gGGGGTCGAGAGCTCAAAGACTTACTGAAGTTCCTGAAGCGCGAGGCGAGTCACAGTCTGGTCTTCAGCGGGTCAAAGGACGAACTCTGA